Below is a window of Chryseobacterium arthrosphaerae DNA.
TTTGTAAAAGGGATTTCTTCAGCTTGTACTGCTTTAGAAATCCCTGCTAACTTAATTAAAACAGTTTCAACAATTTATATACATCATAAACTGTGCAAACCTGTATCTTAAATCTGTTAATCTGCTGCGATTTTTACAGAAAGTCCGTCCATTTGAGCGGTAAGGTGAATCTGACAGGCTAGCCTGCTGTTTTCCCCGGAATTGAAAAGCTCAGATAGAAGTGCTTCTTCAATATCACTTTTTTCAGGTAATGTTGTTTCCCCATCAAGAATGTAGCAGTGGCAGGTAGCGCACATGGCCATTCCGCCGCACATTGCTTCCATAGGCAGATCGCAGGCTTTACAAATATCCTTTAAAGTAAGACCCATCTCCAGCGGGCAGACCAGGGCATGCTCATGACCATCCTGATCTGTTACGGTAATTGTAATTTCATTCTCCATGGCATCAGTCGATCGTTGCTACTACTTGTTTTTCTGCCTGCTTTTTTGTTCCGTCAAAACCTTCAATCCCGCTTACGGTGGTATATTTCAAAACAAACTTTTTGTTTGGGTTAAGGCGCTGATAAATGCTCTGGCAGGCGATAGCTGTTTCGTGAAAACCACAGAGGATCAGTTTCATTTTATAAGGATAGGTATTGATGTCACCTACAGCATAAACTCCAGGAATGCTGGTCTGGAAATCAGTGCTGTTATCCACCTTTATGGCGTTCTTTTCCAGTTCCAGCCCCCAATCTGTCAAAGGTCCCAGTTTAGGTACCAATCCGAACAGAGGAATGAAGTGATCCGTTTCTATAGTCTGGAGAGTTCCTTCCTTCTCCACAATGATTCTTTGTAAAGCACCATTACCTTCAAGTCCGATAACTTCAGCCGGTGTAATCAGATTGATTTTTCCCTGATGCTTCAGTTTTTTCACTTTTTCAACGGAGTCTAAAGCTCCTCTGAATTCATTCCGTCTGTGAATCAGAGTAAGGGAAGATGCTATTTCAGCAAGATGAACAGACCAGTCCAGAGCAGAGTCACCTCCTCCGGCTATGACAACATGTTTCCCTACATAATCCTCCGGACGCTTAATGAAATAGCTGACACCTTTTTCCTCAAAGTCAGCGATATTTTCAATGGGTGGTTTTTTAGGCTCAAAGCTTCCCAGACCTCCTGCAATAATAACGGCTTTGGCTCTGTGTCTTGTTCCTTTATCTGTGATCACCTCAAACAGGTTTTCTTCCAGCTTCAGAAGATGTACCGCCGTTTCATTGAAAGTAAAACCAGGTTCAAACTGCCGGATCTGCTCATAAAGTTGATCAATCAGATCACCGGCAAGCACACTGGGAAATCCCGGAATATCGAAAATAGGTTTCTTGGGATATAATTCTGATAACTGGCCTCCCATCTGGGGTAATGCATCTATAATATGGCACCGCATTTTGAGAAGGCCGGCTTCAAATACCGTAAATAACCCTGCAGGGCCGGCTCCAATGATCAGTATATCTGTTTCTATCATGTTACAAATGATTTATAGTTGTTTTTTCTATTTTTTTTGAGGCTGCAATGCTGATAAGCTTTTCAAACTTATTGATATACAGCGGGGAAATTTCCTTTTTATCGTCTCCGTTAAATAATGCAGACCGAACAATAGGGACACTGAACGGGAGTGGCCATGCCCGTAATGATTTGGCTATAACATCCATCGCATTAATGCCCTGCATAGCCTGCAAGCCGTCTGCCCAGCATACCAGTCCCACCGTTTTATCTGTCAGGTAAGGCTCATACCTGTTAGCGGTAACTTCAAGCCAGTCGAGGCAGTTTTTCATCACTCCCGGGATGCTCCCGTGGTATAAAGGTGCCAGCCAGATGTGAAGATCAGCATCTGTAAACATCTGGGCCATGCGTTCTACCGCTAAAGGCGTTTTGGTAAGTGTGACATCAAACAGGGGAATCCCGGAATCCGCAAGGGTAAAAATGTCAGTCTGTACTCCCAGCGCTTCCAGACGGTCAGAAAAATAGCTGGAAATAATTCCTGAAGTAGACTCACTTCTTCTTTCCAGTGATCCGTTGAAAAGGATTGCTTTCATGTTGTTTTATTTTTTGAAAATTACTTTGGGCAAACCTATTTCACCATACATCAGACTTTTGACCAAAGGCTGTAAAAGCCCGGCGGCCAGTAGATACAGGGCAGGGTCATGGTCTGCATTCGCTCTTACTACTACTTTCTGATCCTTATAGCACTTCAGGTCTGCATAGATGAGCCGGCGTTTCCACAGATCCAGCAGAATTGTTCCGGCGTTGTTCAGATCTGTATAAACTGCGTAGGGATACAGCTTTTCCATAAGGAACATATAAGCCCATGGCGGAATAATGGCCTCCGTAGAGCAGACGATCCCCACTGCTTTTCCTTCATAGATGGAAAAATCCACAGCAGCAATCGATTCTTTAAATTCCTTTTCCCTGACGATCATTCCCATGAAAAGATGGTCTTTGATATCCAGTTCTACAATTTCCGTAGTAGGTTTATAGGTTAAAAGATCAAAAGCAATGATACCCGATGCTTTTGCTTTATTGATAAAAGTTTCCATTGATAATTGATTTTCCAGTCCGTATCGGTTACCTTACTTTCGAAAGGGCTTCCTCATATTTTTTTTCTACAGCAGACCAGTCCAGCACAGACCAGAAAGCGTCAAGGTAATCTGCTCTCTTGTTCTGATAATTCAGATAGTAAGCGTGTTCCCAGATATCAATTCCAAGGATTGGAAAACCTCTGTTCACCGGAAGAACATCCATCATCGGGTTATCCTGATTGGGAGTAGAGCTTACTGCCAGCGAGCCGTTGAATTTTACATACAGCCAAACCCATCCTGAACCAAACTGAGCAAGACCTGTTTTCTTCATTTCAGCCTTTAATTCTTCCAGGCTTCCGAAAGTGGAAGTAATTGCATCATTAAGTTTTCCTTCAGGCTTCAGTTTAGGCTGTGGAGAAAGGATTTCCCAGAATAAAGAATGATTGTAGTGGCCACCGCCATTATTCCTGACCGCCGGGCTGTATTCACTTATTCTCTGTAATAATGAATCCAGATCCGGATTGGTCTCACTGGTTTGTGCCAGGGCAGTATTAAGATTATCTACATAGGCCTGGTGATGGCGCTGATGGTGAATGGTCATTGTTTCTGTATCGATAAAAGGAGTCAGGGCATCATAAGCATAGGAAAGCTGAGGTAATGTAAATGGTTTCATTCTGTTTATTTTTTTGATTACTGTGTGACAAAGGTAATAATATATTTGAATAAAACAACTTTTTAGTTGTTTTATATATTTGGATTTTAATTGATGTAACTTGTTGTTAGTGTGTGATTTATTCTTTATTTTTTGAAATTATAGAAAATGACTATCTTTGTTGTTGAAAAATAAAACAACCAAAATATTGTCAAATGAAGAAATCAGCGGCAGACCGCATTCTGATGTTTTTGAAGATGAGAGGGGAGGCAACATCACTTCTTATTTCCGAAGAACTCTCCATCACCAAGGAAGGAGCGAGAAAGCATCTGCTGAATCTTGCCCAGGAAGGACTGATCCGGCCTGATGTGAAGAGCGAAGGAGTAGGCCGCCCATCTACTTACTATATTCTTACAGAAAAAGGACTGGCACAGTTTCCGGATACTCATGCCGACGTGACGGTACAGCTTCTGAAATCGGTAAAAAATCTACTGGGTGAAAATGCACTGGAACTCCTGATCAGTGACCGTGAAAAAAATACCCATGACCGGTATGAAAAAGCACTTTCAAAAACCAGAAATCTGGAGCAGCGTCTTGAAGTACTTGCACAAGCCCGAAGCAAAGAAGGCTATATGGCAGAATGGAAAAAAGAAGGAAACGAATATTTCCTTATTGAAAACCATTGCCCGATCTGTGCTGCCGCTACGGAATGCCAGGGGTTTTGCCGTGCCGAACTTTCCAATTTTCAGTCTCTGATCGGAAAAGAATATACCGTTGAAAGGGTAGACCACATTATCTCCGGAGGGCAGCGCTGCGTATATAAGATCAGCTGAAATACCAGTGATCAGGATAAATTTTTATCTGTTTCTTCCAAAAACTCCTGTGCTTTAGGAGAAAGTCTGCATTTTTGTTTCAGTATTCTGAGTACTTCTGCCAGTTTTTGTCTGTTATTGAGGTTTCCGGCAAAAGATTTCCTGCTGTCCTTAAATTCCAGGATGATATTGGTTGTTGCAGGCGCCAACAGAATATGTACCTGCTCAATATCACTGTATGGCCTTTTTCTTGAGAACAGGACTTTATATTCTGCATAACTTTCATGCAGCAAAAGGCGGGGTGAGATACTGTTGTTGGACAGGGAAAGCGGATAAAGCCCTTTAATCAGGGTAAATGAAGCTATAAGAGGAACATTGACGGTTTTGCCGGCGTCCTGGCTCAGCGGTTCATTCTGTTTGTTCCGAATTTTACGGATCATCCGTACAGTCATGAATATTCCGATACCTAAAGTAACGAAAAACATTAGAAAAATGATTAAAGGCAAATATTCAGGCGATATCATTTGATACTTTAACAGATAATATTCTGCAATTTAACAAAAACAAAATAATCTGTCCGAGAATTAATATTGGGTCAATATTTCCATCAGCATCAGAATAGAGATCAGCTTTTTTGATGACTGATAATCCGGAGCCAGCTGTTCCCGGATCTCTCCAAGAGCCTTACTCAGTTTATTGCTTACGGTTTTATTACTGATTCCCAAAGCTTCTGCCGTTTCATTGACCGACATATTCTGCCGGATTCTCATGTCATATACCTGCTGCTCTGTAGAAGGAAGACGTGAAACCACTTCATCAATCATGGATAATAAAACGGAGATTTCATTCTCTTCCAGGATTTCAAAATATTCAGTATCGGAGATGTCTGTTTCTGCAGGCATGTCAAACTCGTCAATACTCAGTGTTGGCGGAGCTTTTTTATAGCTGTTATAATAATCCAGAATCCGATAATGAAGATGGCGTAGCAGATAGCCTTTGGCACTTTCCGATTCATCCGTTTGTATGGCATCTGTATTTTCAAGGATCTTCACCCATAAGTTCTGAAGCAGTTCTTCAGAAACTTCCTTGTCCTTTGTGCGTATAAAAACAAAGCGGTACAGACTATCCCAGTAACGGTCGTACAGAAGCATAAATGCAGGGCGGTCGCCTGATTTTATTTTCTTTAATAAAGTAGAGTCTGTTAGGTTCATATTGCTGCAACAAAATTACCTAAAGGAAAATTAACTTTTTGTGAACTTTAATTATGGTAAGGTTAAATATTTCTGAAAAACCGGGCGTGAATATGAAGTTAATGTTGAGTAAATGTAAAATAGGTTGAAAATAATAATGAATCCGGCTTTAATATGAATAGAATGTTAAGAATAGCCTGGGGAAGTTTTTCATTTTCACTGTCTTATACATAGAAGCATCTGTGAATACGATGAAATATTTTATGAAACGTTTTACCTATAAAAATATAGAAGCCTTTGTTTTCAGACTTTGGACACGGGAAGTTTCAGGGGAAAAGATCTCTGAAAAAGAAAATGAAATTTTAAACCAGTGGAAGCTCCGGGCAGAAAAAGACCTGGATCCTGTTCATATGTCGGAAGCCAGAGAAAGAATATTGGCCGGACTGAATCATTATTTTGTATCTGGTGAAAAAATAATTCCTGTCAGCAGGTTTCAGAAGAATGCCTATAAAATTGCAGCAGTTATCATTCTGCTGATCTCGTTAGGTGGGTTCTTTGCCTATCATACCTACATCAGGGCGGATGTTTACCTTGCCGGATCCGGGAACAGGATCATTCAGCTTGAAGACGGATCGGTAGTTACCTTATTGCCAGGTTCAGAACTTACGGTTGAAAAATCATTTCCTGCTGATACCAGAAGGGTGAACCTGAAAGGTGATGCATTATTTTCCGTAGCAAAATCAAAGAACCATCCTTTTATTGTTCAGGCTGATGGGTTCAGTACCAAAGTGTTGGGAACGATATTTAAAATTTCCCAATCCGGGAAGAAAAAGGCTGTAGATCTTTATGAAGGTAAAGTGGCGGTGTCTGCAGCCGGAGGACCTGTAGCTTTCCTTACACCGAATCAGAAATGGACCAATTTCGGAGTCGCTCATACCAATGCGGTGATTTCATTTGAACTTAACAGGGTTTCCGGAAAACCAACTCCTGAACTATTGTCTTTAAGCTTCAATGATGTTCCTTTAAAAGAAGTGATCGCCGTTCTCGAAGGCAATTACAGCACAAAAATCCATTATCCTAAGGAAGCTGGAGATAAGAAGATCACAGCAGACTTTACCGGAGGAACAGTGGGAGAGAATATAGAATCCCTGGCCTTTATACTCGGATTTGAAGTTCAGAAACAAGATAATGTCTACATCCTGAAGAAATAAATCATAAAAATAATAATCAGATAATTCTTAAATCTAAAAGAGAACACTTACGTATGAAAAGTTTGAAATGTGGTTTTACCATAGCAGCCTTATTTTTTACTGTTGCAGCAGAAGCACAGGAACTGGTTCAGAAAGTTTCGTTTTCCGTTCCTTCCAGCAGGTCTTTAATTGAAGTTCTGGAGGAGTTTGCAGGAAAAACAGGAATGAGGCTGGCCTATTCAAAGGTAGATATCAAAGAGCTGAAGGTAAAAGGGATAAAATGTGAAAATTCCACAATCAATAGCTGCCTGAAAGACATTACCAGCGGGCTTCCCGTAGTATTCCGCTTACATGGGGACCTTATTTCAATAAAATATGAGAACTCTGCGGTTTCTGTACCGGGCAACGGACGTATATCAGGAAAAATAGTAGATGAAGTGGGAAATCCTGTTGCCGGAGCTGAGGTAAATATCGCAGGAAGAACTGCCGCAACAGATAATAACGGTGATTTCTCTATAGATCTTCCTTCGGGAATGTATAATCTGACGATAAAAGCTTCTCAATACAATACACTGAGGGTAGAAAAATTAGTAGTTAATCATAAAGAAACCAACACGGTTTCATTTGCCCTGAACCGAGCTTCAGATAAAGTTACAGATATTAAAGAAGTGGTAGTTACCGCTACCCGCAAAGCAGATACCCAGGCCGGATTGCTGACGCAACAGAAAAAAGCGGCTCAGATGAGCGACGGAATCTCAGCCGAACAGATTGCCAAAACCCCTGATAATGATGTAGGAGGAACTTTGAAAAGAGTAACGGGAATTACGACCATCGATAATAAATATGTGGTGGTAAGGTCTATGGGAGAACGCTGGAATACGGCGGCGATGGACGGAATAAACCTTCCCAGCACTGAAACCTATAATCAGAATTTCTCTTTTGATATCATTCCTACGGCAATGGTAGAAAGTGTTGTGGTGAGCAAATCGGCAACTCCCGATATGAATGCCAACTTTGCAGGAGGCTATGTGGAAGTACGGACCAAAGATATTCCCAATGAAAATTTTACAACGGTAAGCATGGGAACTTCCTATAATGACCAGGCGGCTTTCAAAGAGTTTCTGACCCGGCAGCGGGGAAAATATGATTATTTCGGGTATGATGACGGAACCCGGGATTTCCCGAAAGGTCTTGAAGCTGTTGGATTGACCGGTCCCAGGTTTTTCGAGCAGTCCAGACAGTTTACCAATGACAATTTCACCACTTATAAAACAAGAGGCGATATGGGTTCTAACCTGCAGCTCGCATTGGGAAGAACTTATGCCCTTAAAAATAATAACAAATGGGGATTTGCAGGAGCATTTGTCATCAGGAATGAGCAGAATAAACTGGACATAGATCATACAGGAAGGGGAAACTGGCTGGATACGACCGGGGTGCCGGATGCCAACGGAAAAATTCCTTTTTATAACTTTAAAAACAAAGGGGCATCCTACAATTATAATTCTACAGTCGCAGGAATGCTAAACTTCGGTCTGCAGCTGAATAAAACCAGAATATCATTCCGTAATTCGTATACCCATATCTATGATAATACACTGACGAGAATTACAGGTTGGGATGAATACACCGGAGGAAGCGGCTTGCCTTCCAATGCAGAAGCCTCCTATAATTACTTTTATCACGGGATTATTCCCAATAATGATCCGTCACAGATTCCTTCTCTAGACAAACCTTTTACCGGAAATACAGATTATCCTGTGTATCAGACATTCCTGCAGAATAAGCTGGAAGGGAGTCATAAGTTCAGCAATATGGAAGTCAGCTGGTTTGCCGCCAGAACGGGCGTTTCCTCAGATACCAAAGATTATACTTTGCACAAGAACCTGTACAGTTTTGTGGGGCGTGAAATTTTAAGCTATTATGAGGTTAACAATTCATCAAGTGATTTTGCCAGAGGATACATCGCCAGCAAAGAAACGGATTATAATTACGGTGCCTCTTTCAAATGGAGTTTTGACAGACAAAACTTTAAAAATGATATTAAAATAGGATATGCCGGAGCATCCAAGACCAATACCAATCAGCAGCAGAAATTTTTACTGAGAGTTGATGAAAACAGAGCCGTTCCGAATCCGAAAATTCTCCATATGTACGGTGCCCTTGCCGATTGGTTTGATGGTTCTCATTATGTACCCGGAGGAATTGGCTGGGAGACCAGACCCTTATTTGTAGATGGTAAATATGAAGGGGAAGTGGAGCAGCATGCAATGTATGTAATGTTTGACAACCGGTGGAAAAATAAATTCAGGCTGGTCTGGGGATTACGGGCTGAATATTTCCAGTACGACCTGATTTCCCAGCAAATGGATTCCAAAGACTCCCGGAATTTTACCCGCTTTGGGCTTGATGATAAACCGTGGCAATGGATGCCGTCAGCCAATTTTACCTATAGCCCCACCAATAAGATCAATCTGAGACTGGCTTACAACAAAACGGTGATTCGTCCTCAGTTTAATGAAAGAACAGGATTGCCTTATTTTGATCCTGTTGCCAATGGGCAGATTTTCAATACGGAGATGGTATCGTCGGTGGTCAACAACTATGATTTTAAATTTGAATGGTTCCCCGGGCTTGGGGAGATATTTTCAGCAGGATTGTATTATAAAAATATAGATAATCCTATTGAACGGGAAGGATTCATTTCCAGTGAAGGAAACCTTTATCTCTACAACGGAAATTCAAAAAACGCCAAACTGAAAGGATTTGAGGCGGAAGTGAGAAAAAACTTAGGCTTTATTGCTCCGGATACTTTTCTTTCAAAACTTTTCGTCAGCGGAAACTTTACCTACAATGACACCAAAGTCATTGCTTTTAAAGACAAAGAAAAAAACGGAGAAAATGATGCTACCTACGAAGTGGAAAGGCCTCTTTACGGGCAGACTCCTTACGCTTATAATGTTGGATTAATGTATGATGGGCAGAGACTGGGATTAAGCTTTTTGTATAATGCAAAGGGCGACCAATACATCACGGTAGGATATGCTTACAACGGAGAAGAGATACAGAGAGCCTATGCGGTGGCAGATGCACAGATCTCCTATAAATTCCTTAGAAACAGAAACCTTGAAGTGAAACTGAACGTAAGAAATCTTTTCAACAGGGTAAAAGAATATTACAACAATTATAATTCCTATGTCAGCAAAAAAGATGCAGGAAGTAATCTGGACACGGTAAGGGAATCAATGGAACTGCTGCCGGGTGCCACCAATAAATACGACAGGGATATTGATAAAATTCTGTTCCGGGCGTACAGCGGAAGAATATTCGGGTTGAGTGTAAACTATACATTTTGATGCTTCTTTAAACTAATACATAAACCAATAAACTCATTAAGAATGAAAAAATTAATCCTCACTGCAATAACCGGGCTATCTCTTACAGCCTGCCAGAGTGACCAGCTGTCAGGTTCTTCAGAATCTTTTGATTTAAAACCTGTTTCTGCAGAGTATATTACGGTTTCATCTTTACCGGTAACACCTGTAAGTGGAGATATTACCTCCAATACAACATGGAGCGGGGTGATTGAAATGGACGGAATCATTACAGTGAAAAACGGAGCAACATTAACGATTCTTCCGGGAACTTACATTAAGGCTAAACCTAATACAACCGGAGCCGCCACAGGTATTCTGATTATTTCTAAAACCGGAAAGATCAATGCGGCCGGTACGGAAAATCAGCCTATTGTATTTACAAGCTATAAGCTGCTGGACGGAACTGAAGATACTTATCCTGCACCCGGTGATTTTGGCGGGGTAATCCTGTTGGGTGATGCGCCTACCAATGTTCCTTCCACAACATCCATCGAGGGACTAAGTCTGAATAGTGACCGTTACTTCGGCGGCTCCAATCCTTCTCACAATGCAGGAGTAATGAAGTATGTGCGCATTGAGTTTGCGGGCTATGACTATTTGGGCGGGAATTCCGGCAACGAAGTGAATGCATTGTCATTAGGCGGAGTTGGGAACGGAACGACTTTAGATCATATCCAGGTTTCTTACAGCAAAGATGATTCTTTTGAATTTTTCGGAGGAACAGTGAATGCATCCAATCTCATCTCCTTAGCAGCCGAAGACGATAATTTTGATTTTGATAACGGATATACAGGTACAATTACCTGCGCTGTTTCTTTGGCAGATTACAACGCATATCACTCACTAAGCGGGATCGTGCCGGATTCTAACGGGATTGAGCTGGATAATAATTCTACAGGTACGGCTACCAGCTTGATAACACATCCTGTGATCAATAATCTGACGATAATAGGAGTGAAATACAGCAATTGGGGCAATAAATACGAAAACGGAATTCATATCCGTAGAAATGGCAGACTTACATTAAATAACGCCGTAGTGACAGGTTATCCTACAGGGATCAGGGTAGAAGGAACCGGTTCTCAGCTTTCTTCAGCATCTGATTTCAGTACCATTCAGGTCCATGGATTTTCAACAAGTGTTACAGGACCCGGTACGGCCGGTATTCCTGCAGCTAACCTGCTTACAGGCTCTGTAGCTGCATTTTTTGGTATGAAACAGCCTTTCTATAATGAAGGATCATGGAATATATCACCCAGAAACTGCGGAAACTTCCAGGGAAACTGGACGAAATATGATTTCTCTATTGTAGAATAAGATGTTTAAAAGTGGAGGTCATACTCTGCTTTTGAAAAAGATAAGATAAAAAGAGCTCTTGATATAGAAGTGTACAGGTTTCGGAATCCTGAACATGAGCCGGATTTATACTGATGATGCGCACAGCAGTACCGGATCAGCAGAAACCGGACGCTATTGTCTTTTCCCGGGCAGTAGCGGAACAGAAGGGAACTCCTGTATAT
It encodes the following:
- a CDS encoding NAD(P)/FAD-dependent oxidoreductase, with translation MIETDILIIGAGPAGLFTVFEAGLLKMRCHIIDALPQMGGQLSELYPKKPIFDIPGFPSVLAGDLIDQLYEQIRQFEPGFTFNETAVHLLKLEENLFEVITDKGTRHRAKAVIIAGGLGSFEPKKPPIENIADFEEKGVSYFIKRPEDYVGKHVVIAGGGDSALDWSVHLAEIASSLTLIHRRNEFRGALDSVEKVKKLKHQGKINLITPAEVIGLEGNGALQRIIVEKEGTLQTIETDHFIPLFGLVPKLGPLTDWGLELEKNAIKVDNSTDFQTSIPGVYAVGDINTYPYKMKLILCGFHETAIACQSIYQRLNPNKKFVLKYTTVSGIEGFDGTKKQAEKQVVATID
- a CDS encoding TonB-dependent receptor — protein: MKSLKCGFTIAALFFTVAAEAQELVQKVSFSVPSSRSLIEVLEEFAGKTGMRLAYSKVDIKELKVKGIKCENSTINSCLKDITSGLPVVFRLHGDLISIKYENSAVSVPGNGRISGKIVDEVGNPVAGAEVNIAGRTAATDNNGDFSIDLPSGMYNLTIKASQYNTLRVEKLVVNHKETNTVSFALNRASDKVTDIKEVVVTATRKADTQAGLLTQQKKAAQMSDGISAEQIAKTPDNDVGGTLKRVTGITTIDNKYVVVRSMGERWNTAAMDGINLPSTETYNQNFSFDIIPTAMVESVVVSKSATPDMNANFAGGYVEVRTKDIPNENFTTVSMGTSYNDQAAFKEFLTRQRGKYDYFGYDDGTRDFPKGLEAVGLTGPRFFEQSRQFTNDNFTTYKTRGDMGSNLQLALGRTYALKNNNKWGFAGAFVIRNEQNKLDIDHTGRGNWLDTTGVPDANGKIPFYNFKNKGASYNYNSTVAGMLNFGLQLNKTRISFRNSYTHIYDNTLTRITGWDEYTGGSGLPSNAEASYNYFYHGIIPNNDPSQIPSLDKPFTGNTDYPVYQTFLQNKLEGSHKFSNMEVSWFAARTGVSSDTKDYTLHKNLYSFVGREILSYYEVNNSSSDFARGYIASKETDYNYGASFKWSFDRQNFKNDIKIGYAGASKTNTNQQQKFLLRVDENRAVPNPKILHMYGALADWFDGSHYVPGGIGWETRPLFVDGKYEGEVEQHAMYVMFDNRWKNKFRLVWGLRAEYFQYDLISQQMDSKDSRNFTRFGLDDKPWQWMPSANFTYSPTNKINLRLAYNKTVIRPQFNERTGLPYFDPVANGQIFNTEMVSSVVNNYDFKFEWFPGLGEIFSAGLYYKNIDNPIEREGFISSEGNLYLYNGNSKNAKLKGFEAEVRKNLGFIAPDTFLSKLFVSGNFTYNDTKVIAFKDKEKNGENDATYEVERPLYGQTPYAYNVGLMYDGQRLGLSFLYNAKGDQYITVGYAYNGEEIQRAYAVADAQISYKFLRNRNLEVKLNVRNLFNRVKEYYNNYNSYVSKKDAGSNLDTVRESMELLPGATNKYDRDIDKILFRAYSGRIFGLSVNYTF
- a CDS encoding helix-turn-helix transcriptional regulator, producing MKKSAADRILMFLKMRGEATSLLISEELSITKEGARKHLLNLAQEGLIRPDVKSEGVGRPSTYYILTEKGLAQFPDTHADVTVQLLKSVKNLLGENALELLISDREKNTHDRYEKALSKTRNLEQRLEVLAQARSKEGYMAEWKKEGNEYFLIENHCPICAAATECQGFCRAELSNFQSLIGKEYTVERVDHIISGGQRCVYKIS
- a CDS encoding superoxide dismutase; translation: MKPFTLPQLSYAYDALTPFIDTETMTIHHQRHHQAYVDNLNTALAQTSETNPDLDSLLQRISEYSPAVRNNGGGHYNHSLFWEILSPQPKLKPEGKLNDAITSTFGSLEELKAEMKKTGLAQFGSGWVWLYVKFNGSLAVSSTPNQDNPMMDVLPVNRGFPILGIDIWEHAYYLNYQNKRADYLDAFWSVLDWSAVEKKYEEALSKVR
- a CDS encoding NADPH-dependent FMN reductase — protein: MKAILFNGSLERRSESTSGIISSYFSDRLEALGVQTDIFTLADSGIPLFDVTLTKTPLAVERMAQMFTDADLHIWLAPLYHGSIPGVMKNCLDWLEVTANRYEPYLTDKTVGLVCWADGLQAMQGINAMDVIAKSLRAWPLPFSVPIVRSALFNGDDKKEISPLYINKFEKLISIAASKKIEKTTINHL
- a CDS encoding RNA polymerase sigma factor, with amino-acid sequence MNLTDSTLLKKIKSGDRPAFMLLYDRYWDSLYRFVFIRTKDKEVSEELLQNLWVKILENTDAIQTDESESAKGYLLRHLHYRILDYYNSYKKAPPTLSIDEFDMPAETDISDTEYFEILEENEISVLLSMIDEVVSRLPSTEQQVYDMRIRQNMSVNETAEALGISNKTVSNKLSKALGEIREQLAPDYQSSKKLISILMLMEILTQY
- a CDS encoding FecR family protein, yielding MKRFTYKNIEAFVFRLWTREVSGEKISEKENEILNQWKLRAEKDLDPVHMSEARERILAGLNHYFVSGEKIIPVSRFQKNAYKIAAVIILLISLGGFFAYHTYIRADVYLAGSGNRIIQLEDGSVVTLLPGSELTVEKSFPADTRRVNLKGDALFSVAKSKNHPFIVQADGFSTKVLGTIFKISQSGKKKAVDLYEGKVAVSAAGGPVAFLTPNQKWTNFGVAHTNAVISFELNRVSGKPTPELLSLSFNDVPLKEVIAVLEGNYSTKIHYPKEAGDKKITADFTGGTVGENIESLAFILGFEVQKQDNVYILKK
- a CDS encoding DUF2480 family protein produces the protein METFINKAKASGIIAFDLLTYKPTTEIVELDIKDHLFMGMIVREKEFKESIAAVDFSIYEGKAVGIVCSTEAIIPPWAYMFLMEKLYPYAVYTDLNNAGTILLDLWKRRLIYADLKCYKDQKVVVRANADHDPALYLLAAGLLQPLVKSLMYGEIGLPKVIFKK
- a CDS encoding 2Fe-2S iron-sulfur cluster-binding protein, which translates into the protein MENEITITVTDQDGHEHALVCPLEMGLTLKDICKACDLPMEAMCGGMAMCATCHCYILDGETTLPEKSDIEEALLSELFNSGENSRLACQIHLTAQMDGLSVKIAAD